The following are encoded together in the Aciduricibacillus chroicocephali genome:
- a CDS encoding PadR family transcriptional regulator, with the protein MNVQFKKGVLELCVLVLLEQKDRYGYELVQEISNQIEISEGSVYPLLRRLTKEGFFTTYLQESTEGPSRKYYKLTDLGHDYLQKLLAEWREFSQGVNKLIEGGANNDEA; encoded by the coding sequence ATGAATGTACAGTTCAAGAAAGGTGTACTCGAGCTTTGTGTTCTTGTTCTGCTTGAACAAAAGGATCGCTATGGCTATGAACTTGTTCAGGAGATCTCCAACCAAATTGAGATTTCTGAGGGTTCGGTTTATCCCCTGCTCCGCCGCCTAACCAAGGAAGGTTTTTTCACTACGTATTTACAAGAATCTACTGAAGGTCCTTCCCGTAAGTATTACAAGCTGACGGATCTTGGCCATGATTACTTGCAAAAACTGCTTGCTGAGTGGAGAGAGTTTTCTCAAGGGGTCAACAAGTTAATTGAAGGAGGTGCAAACAATGACGAAGCATGA
- the hisF gene encoding imidazole glycerol phosphate synthase subunit HisF: MTLTKRIVPCLDVDKGRVVKGKKFKDIQDVADPVELAKRYNAEGADELVFYDITASNEERNIFSDIVERVAAEISIPFTVGGGLRTVDDIQKVLRAGADKVSINSAAVKNPQLLKDAADKFGKQCVVLAIDAKEIAPEKWSVFINGGRLDTGKDAIEWAIEGEKLGAGEIVINAIDADGEKKGYNLELNRRIAEVVNVPIVASGGAGELKHFAEALQEGKADAALAASVFHYGEIPIPELKDYLKKLDIPVREAAAK; the protein is encoded by the coding sequence ATGACTTTGACAAAACGAATTGTTCCATGTCTTGATGTTGACAAAGGACGTGTTGTAAAAGGCAAAAAGTTCAAAGATATTCAAGATGTCGCAGACCCTGTTGAACTGGCTAAACGCTACAATGCAGAAGGTGCAGACGAACTCGTGTTCTACGATATTACCGCTTCAAATGAAGAACGTAATATTTTTTCAGATATCGTCGAGCGCGTCGCGGCCGAAATCTCTATCCCTTTCACTGTGGGTGGTGGTCTGCGCACAGTTGATGATATCCAAAAAGTGCTTCGTGCCGGGGCTGATAAAGTTTCCATTAATAGCGCGGCTGTAAAAAACCCACAGCTTCTTAAAGACGCAGCCGACAAATTCGGCAAGCAATGTGTCGTGCTTGCCATCGACGCCAAAGAAATCGCCCCCGAGAAATGGAGCGTCTTCATTAACGGCGGCCGGCTTGATACAGGCAAAGATGCAATCGAATGGGCAATCGAAGGCGAAAAGCTCGGTGCCGGGGAAATCGTCATTAATGCGATTGATGCAGACGGTGAAAAGAAAGGTTACAATCTTGAGCTTAATCGTCGCATCGCCGAAGTCGTTAATGTTCCGATCGTCGCCAGCGGCGGTGCCGGGGAGCTGAAGCATTTCGCCGAAGCCTTACAAGAAGGAAAAGCAGATGCTGCACTTGCCGCTTCTGTATTCCATTACGGTGAGATACCAATTCCCGAACTTAAAGACTACTTGAAAAAACTTGATATACCAGTCAGGGAGGCTGCAGCAAAATGA
- the hisG gene encoding ATP phosphoribosyltransferase, with protein sequence MEQLTLALAKGRTAESTIELLNKAGIEFPDFHEKSRKLVFSNPEGTLRLIFVKAVDVCTYVETGAADVGVVGKDNILESGADIYELLDLKLGKCKFSVAGTQDTPPLEEAKKLVVASKYPRVAENYFNQRGIPITTIKLNGSVELAPLIGMADCIVDIVETGNTIRENGLKIMADIDDISTRLIVNKSSFATKTESIRQVIEQLKSGLE encoded by the coding sequence GTGGAACAGCTAACACTCGCTCTCGCTAAAGGACGGACGGCAGAGAGTACAATTGAACTATTGAATAAAGCAGGGATTGAATTCCCTGACTTCCATGAAAAAAGCCGCAAGCTCGTATTCAGTAATCCCGAAGGAACACTTCGACTCATCTTCGTGAAAGCAGTCGACGTTTGCACATACGTTGAGACAGGAGCTGCGGATGTTGGCGTCGTCGGCAAGGACAATATTCTCGAATCCGGGGCCGATATATACGAGCTTCTGGATTTGAAGCTCGGCAAGTGCAAATTTTCAGTTGCAGGAACACAAGATACGCCCCCACTTGAAGAAGCAAAAAAATTGGTAGTCGCCTCGAAATATCCGCGTGTTGCGGAGAATTATTTTAACCAAAGAGGCATTCCGATTACGACAATCAAACTGAACGGCTCCGTTGAGCTTGCACCGCTCATCGGCATGGCAGACTGCATCGTCGATATCGTAGAAACAGGCAACACGATCCGCGAGAACGGGCTGAAGATTATGGCTGATATTGACGATATCAGCACACGCTTGATCGTAAACAAATCAAGTTTTGCAACAAAGACTGAGAGTATCCGCCAAGTCATTGAACAACTAAAATCCGGTTTGGAGTGA
- the hisIE gene encoding bifunctional phosphoribosyl-AMP cyclohydrolase/phosphoribosyl-ATP diphosphatase HisIE gives MTFDKSKLKYDVNGLIPTVVQDEKTGKVLMLAYMNEESLNKTIETKQTWFYSRSRQELWNKGATSGNTQQVVRISYDCDGDTLLVQVTPAGPACHTGAETCFNETIIEEKTDTRNVIHQLVANIKDRKENPVEGAYTTYLFEKGIDKILKKIGEESAEVIIGAKNNDKQEVTWEVSDLIYHTLVLMELLGVSLEDLKEELHRRHIEKQGESNE, from the coding sequence ATGACTTTTGACAAAAGCAAATTAAAGTATGACGTCAACGGACTAATCCCAACCGTCGTTCAAGACGAAAAAACAGGCAAGGTACTCATGCTCGCCTATATGAATGAAGAATCTCTTAATAAAACAATTGAGACGAAACAAACATGGTTCTATAGCCGCAGTCGTCAGGAACTTTGGAATAAAGGCGCAACTTCCGGCAACACACAACAAGTTGTCCGTATTTCATATGACTGTGATGGTGATACCCTTCTCGTTCAAGTGACTCCTGCTGGTCCTGCCTGCCATACAGGTGCTGAAACTTGCTTCAATGAAACAATCATTGAAGAGAAAACAGACACACGCAATGTCATCCATCAGCTTGTTGCTAATATCAAGGACCGCAAGGAAAATCCGGTTGAAGGTGCCTATACGACATACTTGTTCGAGAAAGGCATCGATAAAATCTTGAAAAAAATCGGAGAAGAATCAGCCGAGGTCATTATCGGTGCGAAAAACAATGATAAGCAGGAAGTGACTTGGGAAGTATCCGATCTCATTTATCACACACTTGTGCTTATGGAATTGCTCGGTGTCTCTCTTGAAGATTTGAAAGAAGAATTGCATCGCCGCCATATCGAAAAGCAAGGTGAAAGCAATGAATAA
- the hisZ gene encoding ATP phosphoribosyltransferase regulatory subunit, translated as MEVQIHDPQDPNIRAYKTREQLIQTMKQRFSLHGYNQIRTSTFEPYELYINATGTIHTDEMIKMIDQDGKVLVLRPDITIPITRELAAQNFTAADHTRYFYVSDVFRNSFDGNGSKEKTQAGIECFGEKSPEIDAEAIVLAIQTLKDLDVANFKLEIGHADFFKQVANEMNLDPQEFEQLEKYIQAKNMTEIGPFLEQHDVRPEVAEAANAIPLLYGNPKSVIADAEKYALNDTMKAALQNLSEVYGVIEDYGLADYVVLDFGLINHMDYYSDIIFQGFIDNVAKPVLMGGRYDHLSEQFNARIPAIGFAFDVEALLEGTKESYEAPAAVDMTIIYEASRRQEAFFIAGELRDQGLSTIVVPAKAVVKANSQSIIQLTENKQILLSGDEAKAFNNIDDLKEIL; from the coding sequence ATGGAAGTCCAGATTCACGACCCACAGGACCCGAATATCCGAGCATATAAGACAAGGGAACAGCTTATTCAAACAATGAAGCAGCGATTCTCGCTCCATGGCTACAATCAGATTCGCACATCCACATTTGAACCTTATGAACTTTATATAAATGCTACTGGAACGATTCATACAGATGAAATGATTAAAATGATCGACCAGGATGGTAAAGTACTCGTCCTCCGTCCCGATATTACCATTCCAATAACACGTGAGCTTGCTGCCCAGAATTTCACTGCAGCTGACCATACTCGTTATTTCTATGTTTCCGATGTCTTCCGCAATTCATTTGACGGCAACGGTTCAAAGGAGAAAACACAGGCAGGCATTGAATGTTTCGGTGAAAAATCACCCGAAATTGATGCGGAAGCTATCGTCCTTGCTATCCAGACTTTAAAAGATCTGGATGTCGCCAATTTCAAATTAGAGATTGGTCATGCTGACTTTTTCAAGCAAGTCGCCAACGAAATGAATCTCGACCCACAGGAGTTTGAACAGCTGGAAAAATATATTCAAGCCAAAAACATGACAGAGATTGGCCCATTTTTAGAGCAGCATGATGTTAGACCTGAAGTTGCTGAGGCGGCCAATGCTATTCCGCTCCTATATGGCAATCCAAAATCTGTGATTGCAGATGCTGAAAAATATGCCTTGAATGACACAATGAAAGCAGCTCTTCAAAATCTCTCAGAAGTGTATGGAGTAATTGAAGATTACGGGCTTGCAGACTATGTTGTATTGGATTTCGGCCTGATTAATCATATGGATTACTATTCCGATATCATTTTCCAGGGATTCATAGACAATGTTGCAAAGCCTGTCCTCATGGGCGGTCGCTATGATCATTTGTCAGAACAATTCAATGCTAGAATTCCTGCAATCGGCTTCGCTTTTGATGTTGAGGCACTACTTGAAGGAACGAAAGAGTCATATGAGGCACCCGCAGCAGTGGACATGACAATCATTTATGAAGCATCGCGCCGTCAGGAAGCATTCTTCATTGCAGGCGAGCTACGTGATCAAGGCTTGAGCACAATTGTTGTCCCTGCAAAAGCTGTCGTCAAAGCAAACAGCCAGAGCATTATTCAGCTCACTGAAAATAAACAAATACTTCTATCAGGCGATGAAGCGAAGGCGTTCAATAACATTGACGATTTGAAAGAAATTCTATAA
- the hisH gene encoding imidazole glycerol phosphate synthase subunit HisH: protein MIAIIDYGAGNIKSLQFALERLDIPSELTSDRTRLEQADALILPGVGAFGDAMKQLKATGLDEVVKAEVAKGKPLLGICLGMQMLFETSEEGGRSDGLGLLKGNITLIPDTVKVPHMGWNSLTVQQDKPILKDVTNGDYVYFVHSYYAADTDNNDIVADADYEVSVPAVVQKGNTIGIQFHPEKSGETGLQILKNFGGMFT from the coding sequence ATGATCGCCATCATTGATTACGGTGCAGGTAACATCAAAAGCTTGCAGTTCGCACTTGAAAGACTCGATATTCCTTCCGAATTGACAAGCGATAGAACAAGACTTGAACAGGCTGATGCCCTTATCCTTCCAGGAGTAGGCGCATTCGGAGATGCAATGAAACAGTTGAAAGCGACCGGCCTTGATGAAGTTGTCAAAGCAGAAGTAGCCAAAGGCAAGCCGCTTCTCGGAATCTGCCTCGGCATGCAAATGCTATTTGAAACGAGTGAAGAAGGCGGACGCAGCGATGGCCTCGGTTTGCTCAAAGGCAATATTACACTTATCCCCGATACGGTAAAGGTTCCGCATATGGGCTGGAATTCACTGACCGTGCAGCAGGACAAACCAATTTTGAAAGATGTAACTAACGGAGACTATGTATACTTCGTCCACTCTTACTATGCAGCAGATACGGACAACAATGATATCGTGGCGGACGCAGACTATGAAGTGTCAGTTCCGGCTGTTGTACAGAAAGGCAATACGATCGGCATTCAGTTCCACCCAGAGAAAAGCGGAGAAACCGGTTTGCAGATTCTAAAAAACTTTGGAGGAATGTTCACATGA
- the murB gene encoding UDP-N-acetylmuramate dehydrogenase, with product MDAILKQLREILKEGNVEKDLELKTHTYTHLGGKADYFVMPGSYEEVQQVIQFANKNNLPFTMLGNGSNLIIKDGGIRGIVMNLHNFNKVMTDGTKLIAQSGARIIDASRKALEAELTGLEFACGIPGSVGGALFMNAGAYGGEIKDCLESTIVATKDGELLELQAADLDLDYRTSNIPDNGYIVLEATFALKQGDPAGIKAVMDDLTEKRETKQPLEYPSCGSVFKRPPGYFAGKLIQDSELQGKSIGGAEVSTKHAGFIVNKNDATAAEYIALIEFVQKTVKEKFGVQLEREVRIIGEDK from the coding sequence ATGGATGCAATCCTGAAACAGTTGAGGGAAATTTTAAAAGAAGGCAATGTTGAAAAAGATCTTGAACTGAAGACACATACGTATACACATCTTGGCGGAAAAGCGGACTATTTTGTCATGCCGGGTTCATATGAAGAAGTACAGCAAGTTATCCAATTTGCTAACAAAAACAATTTACCGTTTACGATGCTTGGAAATGGCTCCAACTTGATTATCAAAGATGGCGGTATCCGTGGCATTGTAATGAATCTGCATAACTTTAATAAGGTCATGACTGACGGCACAAAGCTCATTGCACAGAGTGGGGCTCGTATTATTGACGCATCCCGCAAGGCGCTTGAAGCAGAACTGACTGGTCTTGAATTTGCTTGTGGTATCCCGGGTTCAGTCGGAGGCGCATTGTTCATGAATGCCGGTGCCTATGGTGGGGAAATCAAGGACTGTCTAGAAAGTACAATAGTCGCTACAAAAGATGGAGAGCTGCTGGAATTGCAGGCAGCTGACCTGGATCTTGATTATCGCACGAGCAATATACCAGACAATGGCTATATTGTCCTTGAAGCGACTTTTGCTTTAAAACAGGGGGATCCTGCAGGAATCAAGGCTGTCATGGATGACCTGACAGAAAAGCGTGAAACGAAACAGCCGCTTGAATATCCTTCATGCGGGAGTGTGTTTAAGCGCCCGCCAGGCTATTTTGCAGGTAAGCTTATTCAGGATAGTGAACTGCAAGGCAAATCGATTGGTGGAGCGGAAGTATCGACAAAGCATGCTGGCTTTATCGTCAATAAGAATGATGCTACTGCAGCAGAGTATATCGCCCTAATTGAATTTGTTCAGAAAACGGTAAAAGAAAAGTTCGGTGTCCAGCTGGAACGTGAAGTGCGCATCATTGGGGAAGACAAATAA
- a CDS encoding DUF1700 domain-containing protein — MTKHEFMKEMERSLNALPSEERNEILQDFEEHFAIGLAEGKREEEIADALGSPDQIAREMNANRHISTANKNASFGNMVRATWAVIGLSFFNIIVVLGPFVAIVGIILSGWITSGAFIIAPLLAILGILAGGSNLFDFSVSIALCGIGLLLWMLMIRLTRWFTIGFTRYLQFNMSLVKGGMKHEKI; from the coding sequence ATGACGAAGCATGAATTCATGAAAGAAATGGAACGCAGCCTGAATGCTCTGCCTTCAGAAGAACGAAATGAAATTCTGCAAGATTTTGAGGAGCACTTTGCCATTGGACTTGCAGAAGGAAAAAGAGAAGAAGAAATTGCTGACGCTCTCGGCTCTCCCGACCAGATTGCCCGCGAGATGAATGCAAATCGTCACATTAGTACCGCTAATAAAAATGCATCATTTGGTAACATGGTCCGAGCCACTTGGGCTGTAATCGGACTTAGTTTTTTCAATATTATCGTAGTACTCGGTCCATTTGTTGCAATTGTCGGCATCATTTTAAGCGGCTGGATCACAAGTGGAGCATTCATTATAGCGCCTTTGCTTGCCATCCTTGGAATATTGGCAGGCGGATCCAATTTATTCGATTTCTCTGTTTCCATCGCACTTTGCGGAATAGGTTTGCTGCTTTGGATGCTAATGATCAGACTGACCAGATGGTTCACGATTGGCTTTACTCGTTATCTCCAATTCAATATGTCCTTAGTGAAAGGCGGTATGAAGCATGAAAAGATCTAG
- a CDS encoding histidinol-phosphatase HisJ family protein: MFDYHMHSTFSADCEEPMEKTIESAIKKGLTEICFTEHVDYDYPDPTISFDLDYQAYDRKIKEMQQKYADSIGIKKGVEVGIEPCYVGRFGKMLDEETFDFIICSMHVSERKDLHSGDFFKGKTVDEAYEIYYRELLDCVRRFDRFSILGHVDLVKRYTKEKAKNNFHELIGEIFNVIIPRGQGIELNTSGYRYGLGGGMPSTDILRLYKECGGEVLTLGSDSHVAETVAYKFKESLKLFQDIGFKYVTTFNDMKPTFHPISKLI, encoded by the coding sequence ATGTTTGACTACCATATGCACAGCACATTCTCGGCGGATTGCGAAGAGCCAATGGAGAAAACGATAGAAAGCGCGATAAAAAAGGGACTGACAGAAATCTGCTTTACGGAGCATGTTGATTATGATTATCCGGACCCGACAATTTCGTTTGATCTGGATTACCAGGCCTATGATCGGAAAATAAAAGAGATGCAGCAGAAGTACGCAGACTCCATCGGAATTAAGAAAGGTGTGGAAGTTGGGATTGAGCCTTGTTATGTTGGACGCTTCGGGAAAATGCTAGATGAGGAGACATTCGACTTTATTATTTGCTCAATGCATGTGTCAGAGCGAAAAGATCTGCACTCCGGTGACTTTTTTAAAGGGAAGACGGTTGATGAAGCATACGAAATATATTACAGAGAGCTTCTCGATTGCGTTCGTCGCTTTGATCGATTCAGCATCCTTGGGCATGTTGATCTCGTCAAGCGCTACACAAAGGAGAAGGCGAAGAACAATTTTCATGAACTGATTGGAGAGATTTTTAACGTAATCATCCCACGAGGGCAGGGAATTGAACTGAACACATCCGGTTATCGCTATGGACTAGGTGGCGGGATGCCGAGTACGGATATCCTTAGACTTTATAAAGAGTGTGGTGGGGAAGTGCTCACACTCGGATCAGATTCACATGTCGCAGAAACCGTTGCTTATAAGTTCAAAGAATCACTAAAGCTATTCCAGGATATTGGGTTCAAATATGTGACAACCTTTAATGATATGAAACCGACATTCCATCCAATTAGTAAGCTGATCTAA
- the hisD gene encoding histidinol dehydrogenase, whose translation MKIISAADYREELLNPKAVEERNEKLDESVLSIIAEVRKNGDKALFSYTEQFDKVKLQSLLVSEAEFAEARGLVSKEFLTAMEQAKENITSFHSEQKERSWFVNKENGVLLGQKVTPLERVGIYVPGGKAAYPSTVLMDALPAKIAGVPSITMTTPPQQNGKVNPHVLVAAELAGVDKVYKIGGAQAIAALAYGTETIEKVYKIVGPGNAFVARAKKWVYGDVAIDMIAGPSEICVVADDTCNTSYAAADLLSQAEHDEQASAICVVMNEQIGQEIQAETLKQLKQLERSEIAGKSIADNGRIVIASDFEEAYEIVNLLAPEHLQLMVANPMEAMNRVHNAGAIFLGNYSPEPLGDYFAGPNHTLPTNGTAAFASPLGVYDFIKKSSIISYSRDALLQAADSIATIANMEGLTAHAKSITIRKDDTK comes from the coding sequence ATGAAAATCATCAGCGCAGCCGACTATAGAGAAGAACTTCTCAATCCAAAAGCAGTCGAGGAAAGAAATGAAAAACTTGATGAATCCGTACTCTCCATCATTGCGGAAGTCCGTAAAAACGGCGATAAAGCACTTTTTTCATATACTGAGCAATTCGATAAAGTAAAGCTGCAGTCATTGCTAGTGAGCGAAGCAGAGTTCGCAGAAGCACGCGGGCTCGTGAGCAAAGAATTTCTTACGGCAATGGAACAGGCTAAAGAAAATATTACCAGCTTCCACTCAGAGCAAAAGGAACGCTCCTGGTTTGTGAACAAAGAGAACGGTGTACTCCTCGGTCAGAAAGTGACTCCACTCGAACGTGTAGGAATCTATGTGCCAGGTGGAAAAGCAGCCTACCCTTCCACTGTGCTTATGGATGCCCTACCTGCAAAGATTGCTGGAGTCCCTTCTATCACAATGACAACACCACCTCAGCAAAATGGAAAAGTAAACCCGCACGTTCTTGTTGCAGCAGAGCTTGCTGGTGTAGACAAAGTCTACAAAATTGGTGGCGCACAAGCAATTGCTGCACTAGCTTACGGTACAGAAACAATAGAGAAAGTATATAAAATTGTCGGTCCTGGAAATGCCTTCGTTGCCCGTGCAAAAAAATGGGTCTACGGAGATGTCGCAATTGATATGATCGCTGGCCCAAGTGAAATCTGTGTCGTTGCTGATGATACTTGCAATACAAGTTATGCTGCAGCTGACCTGCTATCTCAGGCAGAACATGATGAACAGGCATCCGCAATCTGTGTCGTGATGAATGAGCAGATTGGCCAGGAAATCCAAGCAGAAACTTTAAAACAACTTAAGCAGCTCGAACGCTCTGAAATCGCTGGCAAATCAATTGCTGATAATGGTCGTATCGTTATCGCATCAGACTTTGAAGAAGCTTACGAGATTGTTAATCTGCTCGCACCAGAACACCTGCAGCTAATGGTCGCCAATCCGATGGAGGCAATGAATCGTGTACACAATGCTGGTGCCATTTTCCTTGGCAATTACTCACCTGAACCACTTGGTGACTATTTCGCCGGACCAAATCACACATTGCCAACAAACGGGACAGCGGCCTTCGCCTCCCCTCTCGGTGTTTATGATTTCATTAAGAAGTCGAGCATTATCAGCTACTCGCGTGACGCCCTGCTCCAAGCAGCTGACAGCATCGCAACGATTGCCAATATGGAGGGGCTCACTGCACACGCGAAATCAATCACAATCAGAAAGGATGATACGAAGTGA
- the hisA gene encoding 1-(5-phosphoribosyl)-5-[(5-phosphoribosylamino)methylideneamino]imidazole-4-carboxamide isomerase, with protein MILFPAIDIRGGNCVRLIQGDYNKEKVYSDSPVSMAKEWADKGAEYIHIVDLDGAKTGVSTNAAVIREIAEKSPIPIQVGGGVRTMEAVKSHIDSGVARVIIGTAAIQNPDFLKEAVNEYGDKIAVSLDAKNGYIATDGWTDTSSVKALDLVKDLEKIGVKTIVYTDIAKDGMLQGPNFEELEAMNNASSIDVIASGGVSTTEDVKKLAGKNMYGAIVGKALYDGTVTLEELLEAAK; from the coding sequence ATGATTTTATTTCCTGCAATTGATATTCGCGGCGGCAATTGTGTCCGCCTCATTCAAGGTGACTATAATAAGGAAAAAGTGTACAGCGACTCGCCCGTCTCGATGGCAAAAGAATGGGCCGATAAAGGTGCTGAATACATACATATTGTAGACCTAGACGGTGCTAAAACCGGTGTTTCCACAAATGCGGCTGTCATTCGAGAGATTGCCGAAAAATCGCCTATTCCAATCCAGGTTGGCGGCGGTGTACGTACGATGGAGGCTGTTAAGAGCCATATTGATAGTGGTGTAGCACGAGTCATTATTGGAACTGCAGCTATTCAAAATCCTGATTTTCTTAAAGAAGCTGTTAACGAATACGGAGATAAAATCGCCGTTTCCCTCGATGCGAAAAATGGCTATATCGCTACAGACGGCTGGACTGATACGAGCAGTGTAAAAGCTCTCGACCTTGTGAAAGATCTTGAAAAAATCGGCGTGAAGACAATCGTTTACACAGACATTGCCAAAGACGGCATGCTTCAAGGTCCGAATTTCGAAGAATTGGAAGCGATGAATAACGCTTCAAGTATCGATGTCATTGCTTCTGGCGGTGTTTCAACTACTGAAGATGTGAAGAAGCTTGCCGGCAAAAACATGTATGGCGCAATTGTTGGAAAAGCACTCTATGACGGCACTGTCACTCTTGAAGAGCTATTGGAGGCGGCAAAATGA
- the hisB gene encoding imidazoleglycerol-phosphate dehydratase HisB — MTRSYQISRQTAETEIELDLLIDGSGQTDIRTGVGFLDHMLLLTGKHGGFDLKINCNGDLEVDQHHTTEDIGIALGQAFNEALGTKEGIARYATITTPMDEALSNVSIDISGRPCLVYNVEGLKDKVGNFDTELVEEFFTGFVNHAKLALHINLFYGKNTHHMIESIFKGFGRALAAASEKNGRFKGVPSTKGLL, encoded by the coding sequence GTGACGCGCAGCTATCAGATTTCCCGTCAGACAGCAGAAACAGAAATTGAGCTTGATCTGCTCATTGACGGTTCAGGTCAGACGGATATTCGTACAGGAGTTGGCTTCTTGGACCATATGCTCCTACTCACTGGTAAGCATGGCGGCTTTGACTTGAAGATTAACTGTAATGGTGATCTTGAAGTCGACCAGCACCATACGACAGAAGATATCGGCATTGCACTTGGCCAAGCATTCAATGAAGCACTTGGAACAAAAGAAGGCATTGCACGCTATGCGACTATCACTACACCGATGGACGAAGCTTTATCCAATGTTTCAATCGATATTAGCGGTCGTCCATGCCTCGTCTATAATGTGGAGGGCTTGAAAGACAAAGTCGGCAATTTTGATACAGAGCTCGTTGAAGAATTTTTCACAGGCTTTGTCAATCATGCGAAGCTAGCTTTGCATATCAACCTTTTCTATGGAAAGAACACACATCATATGATTGAATCGATCTTCAAAGGCTTCGGTCGTGCCCTCGCCGCCGCAAGTGAGAAAAACGGACGCTTCAAAGGGGTTCCATCCACCAAAGGTCTACTCTAA
- the hisC gene encoding histidinol-phosphate transaminase — protein sequence MNKFWSSMVKRTDPYVPGEQLNEPDLLKLNTNENPYPPSPKVFEAIQKETENLKLYPSPTADDLRTEIASHFNLAGKENIFIGNGSDEVLAFSFMAFFEPSEAIRFPAVTYSFYPVYAKIFDIPYVETELNEDFSIKPEALFNAQGGVIFPNPNAPTSIYLPLQSVQEVLKNNPDKVVIVDEAYIDFAGESAATLISEYDNLLVIQTTSKSRSLAGLRVGYALGQKHLIDALIRIKDSFNSYTIDRLALAGALASFRDKAYFKEHTAKIIATREKTAEQLHALGFSVIPSSANFLFAKHESKKAEEIYLSLKERNVLVRHFGKQPIDNYLRITVGTDAEMDRLIDTLKKII from the coding sequence ATGAATAAATTCTGGAGTTCCATGGTTAAGCGCACTGACCCGTACGTACCGGGCGAACAGCTAAACGAGCCGGATCTCTTGAAACTGAATACAAACGAAAATCCCTACCCGCCTTCTCCAAAAGTATTTGAAGCAATTCAGAAGGAAACAGAGAATCTCAAACTCTATCCTTCCCCTACTGCAGATGATCTGCGTACGGAAATTGCCAGTCATTTCAATCTTGCCGGGAAGGAAAACATCTTTATTGGTAATGGCTCCGACGAAGTGCTTGCATTCAGCTTTATGGCTTTCTTTGAGCCAAGTGAAGCAATCCGCTTTCCAGCGGTGACCTATAGCTTCTACCCTGTCTATGCGAAAATCTTTGATATTCCATATGTGGAAACAGAGCTGAATGAGGACTTCTCTATAAAGCCTGAAGCACTTTTCAATGCTCAAGGCGGAGTCATTTTCCCGAATCCGAATGCACCGACAAGCATTTACTTGCCACTTCAATCAGTTCAAGAAGTGCTCAAGAACAATCCTGATAAAGTGGTCATTGTCGATGAAGCTTATATCGACTTTGCCGGTGAATCGGCTGCAACACTCATTTCAGAATATGATAATCTGCTCGTCATCCAGACAACATCGAAATCACGTTCACTGGCAGGCTTGCGAGTCGGTTATGCTTTAGGGCAAAAACATTTGATCGATGCGCTTATCCGCATCAAGGATTCCTTCAACTCCTATACAATAGACCGTCTTGCACTTGCTGGAGCACTTGCATCCTTCAGAGATAAAGCATATTTCAAGGAACATACAGCCAAAATCATTGCTACCCGCGAGAAAACTGCGGAACAGTTGCATGCCCTCGGCTTTAGCGTCATACCATCAAGTGCCAACTTCCTGTTTGCAAAACACGAGTCTAAAAAGGCTGAAGAGATTTATCTGAGTCTAAAGGAACGCAATGTACTCGTTCGTCACTTTGGAAAGCAGCCAATTGACAACTACTTGCGGATTACAGTTGGAACCGATGCTGAAATGGACAGACTCATTGATACTTTAAAGAAAATAATATAA